The sequence below is a genomic window from Neomonachus schauinslandi unplaced genomic scaffold, ASM220157v2 HiC_scaffold_1536, whole genome shotgun sequence.
AGGAACTCCAGGAGGGAGGTGTCAGTGCAGGCAAGTCTCAGCACTTGTGGGACATCACAGTAGAAATTATCCAGGACGTTGGGGCCACAAAAAGGCAATGGGAGCATCAGAGCCAGCTGGACAATGGAGTGAACAAATCCCCCTACCCAAGCAGCCACCACCAGCCCCACACACAACTGAGTGTTCATGATGGTGACATAGTGGAGGGGCCGGGAGATGGCTATGTAGCGGTCAAAGGCCATCACCGAGAGGAAGAAGACAGTCGCGCCACCAAGAAGATGAATGCAGAAGATCTGGGCCATGCAGCCCTGGTAGGAGATGGTCTTCTTTTCAGAGAGGAAGTCCACCAGCATCTTTGGGGCAGTGACAGAGGAGAAACAGAGGTCTGAGACAGCCAGATTTTGgagcaggaagtacatgggtgtgtggagCCGGGTGTCTGAAGTCACTGTGACCATGATGAGGAGGTTTCCCACGAGAGTAGTGGTGTAGACACACAGGAACACCAGAAACAGGAAAAGCTGGAGCTCTCGAGTCTCTGAGAACCCCAAAAAGACAAACTCTGATACCCACGTGAGGTTTTTTGGCTCCTCCTCGGTATCTTCCCCATACTCCCAAAGAAAAGGAATCATAGACACAAATGCATGAAGTCACTTTTAGTGCTCAGGATTCAAACTGAGTTGTCCAGGTCCAGATGATGGATCCTCATGTGCAGATATATCACCCGTTGCTGATTATTAATGGGCTTGTCAGTGGACAGTATACAAACTGGTGCTATAATATACATTCATGAGATATCTTAAAGCCACCCAGAGCATATGCAACCTGCCTTTCAAAGATTCCGTGTGATCCAGTTTGGGGAGACAGTTGGAGTCCAACACACCAGCAGTCAAATTCAGGGCTTCTAGTTATTTGAGATTTGACCTTAATTCagctacttaatctctctgagtctcagtttccacatctgtaagatAGGAATAAACACATCTTTTTAATAGAATTGTCTAGGGCATGAAATAGATAACACATCAAGTTCCTAGAACGTGCCTGGAAATAAATCACTCTGGCAATCACTTCTTCTGGGTATTCTCCTCCTCTAAGACATCCTCCCTTCTTCCGGTGTCAAATAAACTTTTCTAGCAATCATTTTTCATGCAACATTTAACACAACCTCCTGTTAATGGGCTTTTCCTGTGACTATGTTTTCCTCCACAATTTAACTGAAAGCTCCCAGAGGCAGAGACAAGGATCTTTATTTGTGCCCCAAGTGCCCAACACACTTGTGCCCCAAGTGCCCAACACACTCAATGCTCCAAAATCAGGTTGTGTTGATGCTGGGTGCGGGAGGAGCTGTGAGGTGCAGCCCCTTACCTGGTGAGGCCCAGAAAGTTACAGAGTGTGTGCTGGGACAAGAGAGAGGCCAGGGTGAGAGAGAGTCTCTAGTTTAAGAAATAGTTATGAGTATTTCATGATGGAGACTCTGAGAGCTCTGCTGAAAGGACCAAGAAGTTTAGAAGATGTTACTGAtacaagaagaaggaggaagatgtTGAAATGAGAGCATAGAAACGGATAAAGGAATcaaggtgggagaggaagagaaagggagagggaggaagagagcagatgaaggaaggggaaatgagaaggtggtggggaaggaaggaacaaggCAAAGCtgggaaaggagggggagagatAGAGGGGAACAGGTTAGGGGTGCGGGTCTCCCCGCTCCTCCTGCCCTGTGTCAGTTCCATCCTCTCTCATGCGCCTACTGCAGTCCATCATGGATTAAAGATCAGGTTCATCTCATCCTTTGTCTTCTATTTGCTTCCACCGTAGGCTGGTTCTATAAGACTGTCAGTGAGACCTTTTAAGCTCATATCTGGTTTCTCTCTCATTATAATCTTCCGATGACTATCCAGTGCCCCTGACTTATAACTTAAACTCTTTGAAGCTGCCTAACTTGCTTTGTGGATTTATACATAGTCGAAAATCGTGCTTACCTATGTGCATGCAACTCC
It includes:
- the LOC123323844 gene encoding olfactory receptor 4D1-like, with the translated sequence MISNSGMLVLIWFLLLLISYVVILVMLRSHSGQARKKAASTCTTHIIVVSMIFIPCISVYSRPFTPFPMDKAVSISYTVITPMLNPMIYTLRNREMQAAMKRLGKHLVICKSAAKNTKKPFLERGEIKQVDIDWTVYGEDTEEEPKNLTWVSEFVFLGFSETRELQLFLFLVFLCVYTTTLVGNLLIMVTVTSDTRLHTPMYFLLQNLAVSDLCFSSVTAPKMLVDFLSEKKTISYQGCMAQIFCIHLLGGATVFFLSVMAFDRYIAISRPLHYVTIMNTQLCVGLVVAAWVGGFVHSIVQLALMLPLPFCGPNVLDNFYCDVPQVLRLACTDTSLL